Within Desulfolithobacter dissulfuricans, the genomic segment ACGTCAAGGTTGCCGATCAGGGAGACAACCTCATCGTCGGGCCGCCGTTTCTTCAGGGTTGCATGCTGGACGTCGGGCACGCTCTGATGGCAGTAGAGACATTTTTCCTCCTTGATCCGTCCCTGTTCGTCGAGCTGGTTGTGAGGATCGAGCATCCGGTATTTGCGTTCGTCGTGGCACTGGTAGCAGATGGCCGTCCGGGACAGATAAGGATTGATGCGGAGGAAGGCCCGGTTGGTGCGGGCCAGGGTTTCATCGTCGCGACACTGAAGCCGCAGGTCATGGCAGGTCTTGCAGGTGATTCTGCCGTCCGTGAGGGGGTACTGGGGGGGATCTTGGCTTTCTTTTCCGGGCTCAGGGTGACACCCACCGGATGGGTGTAGGTGTCGGGCGTATAGCCGTGACAGCGGCAGGTCTGGGTAAAGTCGGCAAACCTTAACAACGGTTTCTTCCCTTTATCTTGAATGTCCAGATGACATTCAGTGCAGTAATACCGGTTAAAGTGGATGTTGGTCGACGTGGTTACCTGAGGGTTGACAAAGTGCAGATCTACGGCGGGTTTCTTTCCCGCCTGAACGGAAGAGTTAAGAAATGGAACAACTGAGAATATGCAGATAACAACCAGAATACGCGTCACGTATACCTTCAAGGCAATAGTTTAACTGAAATTTGTGGTACATCTGCTTACTGTTAATATACGTTTTTCTCAGATTCAAAAAAGAGCCTTTTCCCTAAAATGACCGTTCAAAAAGCCTGATTCTTTTATGGGATATCCCTATTCAAATCTCAACAGTTACTTGCATATACACAAATTGCTGCAAAACATGCTATTCTCACTTAAGATATATGAATTACATACTGAAGAGCAGTACCACAACAATAGATAATCCATTGGACCAGAGAGAAGCCGGGCGCAGGGAGATACAAATGCAGCAGAAGAGAAAAACAAGAAACCCGGTGGAGTGGAGAAATGGGGAGAGAAACAGGGAGTATACAACGAAAACAGCCCCTTGACCTGAACGATCAAGGGGCTGATATTTCTGGCGCGCCAGGGAGGATTCGAACCCCCGACCTACGGATTCGTAGTCCGGCACTCTATCCAGCTGAGCTACTGGCGCATGTAACGCGGGCGACTATACCCTAACTTGAGACGGAGTACAAGATATTTTTGTCGGGCTTCTATCCCGGTACCTTCCAACGCCTGCAGAGATCAGACCGAGAGAAACTCCAGCTGGTTGTCACCGGGCTTCATCTCCGGCCTGGGGATGATATCGATGGTGGCCTGGTGACGGTTCTCAAGCTCGGCCAGTTCGGTCCGTTTCTTGTTAAGCAGATACTGGGCCACTTCCAGAGGGAGCCTGGCCTCCACCCGGTTCACCTTTTTGCGGCTGATGCCGGTCTGGATGCGACGCAGGTAGTAGAGGGCCAGGGTTTCCACCGAGCGGATGACCCCGCGACCCTGGCAGTACTCACAGCGCCGATAACTGCCTTTCTCGATGGGCGCGCCCATTTTCTGGCGGGATATCTGCATCAGGCCAAAGCGGGAGATGCGGCTGACATCCACTTTGGCCTTGTCCCGTTTCATGGCCGCCTTGACCTGTTTCTCCACCTCGCGAATATGCTTTTTGTTGCGCATATCGATGAAGTCCACCACGATCAGGCCGCCCAGGTCGCGCAGCCGCAGCTGGCGGGCCAGCTCATCGGCCGCCTCCATGTTGGCCAGGAAGATGGTCTCGTCAAAATCACCATTTTTCGAGGTCCGGCCGGAGTTGACGTCAATGGCCACCAGTGCTTCGGTGGGATTGATGACAATGGAACCTCCCGAGGGAAGCGGCACCTGCGGCTGGTAGATGGACTCGATCTGCTCTTCGACGTTGTGCTGGTTGAAGATGGGCTTGGCCCCCCGGTGCAGCCGTATCCTGACCTGGCGCTGCTTGGCCGGAAGCAGCTCGACGAACTTCTGGACCTGGTCGAAGGAGTCCTGGGTATCGACCAGGATCTCCTGGATCTCGGGCACGAAGTGGTCGCGCAGGAAGCGAACCACTATATCCTGGTCTTCGTAGATCAGGGCCGGGGCCTCCATGGTCTGGCCCCTTCTCTTGATTTCCTTCCACAGACGAAGCAGGTAGCGCAGGTCCTGCTGGAGAGCGGTCTTGGTGATATCGGCACTGGCGGTACGAACTATGAACCCGATCCCTTCGGGAATGTTGAAGGACGACATCATGTCCCGCAGCTGGGCCCGCCTCTCTTCCCCGGCGATCTTCCGGGAGATGCCCGAGGAGTCGCTTCCCGGCATGAGAACGAGATAGCGACCGGGCAGGGAGAGATAGGTGGTCATGTTGGCCCCCTTATTGCCGGTGACCTCTTTCACCACCTGGACCAGGACCTCCTGGCCCCGCTTGACCACGTTTTCGATCTTGAGCTTTTTCCACTGCTTCTTGGCGATCAGTTCCCGGCTGCGTTCGTCCACATCCTCCTTGTAGTATTCAGGATGGATATCGGAGAAGGGCAGGAAGCCGTTGCGGCCGGTGCCGATGTCGACAAAGGCGGCCTGGAGGTTGGCTTCCACCGAGACGATTCGCCCCTTATAGATATTATTCTTGGTCCGTTCCCGGACCACGGTGTTGACGTGGAAGGACTGCAGGCGGCCGTTTTCCACCAGGGCGATACGGCACTCTTCCGGTTCTTCGGCGTTGATGAGCAGCTTGGTGACGATCTTCTCCTCATCTTTACCCGAAGCGGTTTCCCGGGCCGGCTCCTGGCTGCGCTGCTGTTTCTGCCGCGAACCTGCGCTGGACGATTTGCGCCCGCCACGTTTTTTCTCGCTTCCGCTTTCTCCGCCACCGCTCTCTTCCGAGTCGGCCTGGGCCGGCTGTTCTTCCGCTGGCTTTGCCTCTTCGTTCTTTTTCCGCGAGCGGCCCCGGCGACCGGAGCTCCTGGAGCGGGTGCGACCTTTCCTGGCGGTCGGTTCCTCCTCGACGGCACCGTCCCGGGCCGCTGACTCCACCGGCTCGGCGGAGGGCGTGTCGCCGGTCACAGCTGCCTCGTCCGCCTCGTCTAGCTTGTCCCTGGCTGACTCGCCGCTTTTGCGCGACTCTGATTTACGAGCAGAACGGCTACGGCCGCGGCCCTTTTTTCTGCTCCCGCCGCCAGCAGTCCCGGTGGCCGGGGTCTCGGCTCCAGCCTGTTCCTCCTGGCCATCGCTCGTTTCAGGCTGTTCTTTCGCTTCGCTGGCCTCTTTCACTTCTGCAGCTTCACTCTCGCCACTCTGCTGCTCTTCCTCTGCCTGTTTCTTGCCGGCCAGCAGGTCTTTTGCACTCTTCCACCAGGCACCGGTGGTCACTTTGCGAATCTTCGGTTCCCTGGAACCTGTGGTCTTCTTTTTTTCCTCTGTCATACAGTTTTCCCTGATAAAATCTCTCGGGTCTCCCGGCGGCTGCCATGAAAAACAAGAAACCGTCCCTCCGCGATCATCGACGGGCAAAAAACCATGCACCTGACAGCTTCAGCCGGGTCGGCCTGGAAACACAACACATGGGCCGGCGGTGAAGCTCCTTGCCCGATGACAGCGGACAGACATCTGTTTTTCTGCAGTGAGCCTGGGAAACACCCTTTATAAACGAGCAGCCGTACTGGAGCCGGATCCCTGATAATAAAGCCTGTCACCATAGGGACGCAGCTGCAGCCGCCCCGACCGGACAAGCGGCTCCAGAAGATGCTCAACCTTTTTCGGACCTCCAATATTGAAGTTCGAATCTATATCGTCGGCCGTGCAAGGCCGACGGTGTACCATCTGCACGATTTCCTCGACCACATCTTCGGTCGGGGAACCATGACTTTGTTTCCGTACTTTTTTTGCCCGTCCCTGCCGGGCCAGCAGCTCGACTTCGGGATTGCCGGGTTCGGCACCAAAACGCGCCGCGATCTCCTGCAACCGCTCCGGGGCAACCGGGCGGGCAAAGAACTCCAGGGGCGGCCTGGCAACGGTGTTGAGCTGGATGCGCTCCAGGCGCATGCGCCTGGTTACCCGGCACAGGGCCTCTATGTCCTCATCCGAATCATTGATTCCCCGGACCAGCAGAATTTCCAGCCACAGACGACCGTGGAATTCATGGGAGAATGTGACCAGTCCCTCGATGATCTTCTCCAGATCAAGACAGCTGGCCGGCCGGTTTATACGGCGGAAGCTGGCGGGACGGGCCGCATCCAGCGACGGAATAACTATATCGGCCAGGGCCATCTCGCGGCGGACCTGCGGATCATGGAGGGTGGAACCATTGGTCAGCACGGCAACCGGTTTCTCTGCAACCTCCTTGAGATGGGCAACAATTCTGCCAAACCCGGAGTGCAGAGTAGGCTCGCCGCTGGCGGTCACTGTCATCACATCAATTGCCGCCAGCTCCTCCGGGTTACGGCAATAACTGTCGATCTCGGCCAGGATTTTCTCTGTGGGTACATACTCGGCCCGCTCGCAGGTCAACTTGCGGGTCGGACCTACTTCACAGTATATGCAGTCGTAATTGCATACTTTTTCTGAAAGAAGATCTATCCCGAGGGACATGCCCAGACGTCTGGAATTCACCGGGCCAAAGATGTGATCCATAGGAGAAATGCTGAAATTAGTACCGGCGGCAGACCGTTTTTCGGAGACGGCCTGACAAGAATTGAAAAATCAAGACATTAAGAAATATATAATCGTTCTGTTTCATAAACTAAAACCGACCGGGCCGCAAGTCAAATCTAAGACCCGGACCGGGCGATTCTCATTCCATCCCCGGGCCGGGGAGCCGGTTGTTTTCCTGCAGTTCTACCCAGATGACACGGTCGTGCCCCGGGATAACATCGGACAGACAGGGCACAGGTCGGCCGGGACCGCCCCACGGGGCCTGCCCCATCTGATGGAGATACATAGCAAAACCATTCCCGGACAGCTCGCCTGGAGCCCTTTGCCCGGGTGCGTCAGCCCCCCTTAAGCGATGAGTTTTACCTTGACACAAACTGGCTCTACGCGTACATTCCAACCATCTGAGCTGTCAGGCATTTCCTTTCTATTTCCGCTACTTCAGCCCACTCAAGGAGCAGGTCGAGGTGAACCCGGACAAATCACCGCTGGTGATCAGCGCGCTGGTATTGGCGCTTATATCTTCTGTATTGTTGCCGAGTTCCATCAGGGCCGCCGATGTTATCTCGGCCGAAGAATGGCAGATCACCGCGGACCGGATCATCCGCTACGCCGCCCCGCCCTGTGTCATTGCCGAAGGCAACGTTATCCTGGAAAAAGTCCAGACCATAACCAGGCAGGGAAAAACACCGGGAAAAACCGACTGGAGCAGCCTGCTTGGCGAGTCGCCCCCCGCCACCCTGACCGGATCGGCCCTGCCCCGGACCGAAAAGGCCACGGTGACCACCATCAGGGCCGACTGGCTGGCTTATGACATGGATCTCGGCACGGTCAAGGCCCGGGGAGATCTGCTGATCCGCATCGGCCCGGATCAGCTCACCGCCAACCAGGGAGTAATCAACCTGAAGCGGGAAACCGGTATCTTCAACAACGCCACCATCATCCGCCAGGACAAGGAACTGCACCTGGCCGGCAGGGTGATCGAGAAGACCGGCGCCCTCACCTACCACATCGAGGACGGCTGGATAATCACCTGCCGCCTCAAGGATGGCCAGACACCACCCTGGAGCTTCGCGGCTGTCGACGCCACCATCGAGGACAACGGCTACGCGGTCCTCAAGCACGCCACCTTCCGCATCAAGGGCGTACCCGTACTCTACACCCCCTACATGGTGCTGCCGGCCAAGCGCCGCCGACAGACCGGCTTCCTCTTTCCCCGGGCCTCCCAGTCGAGCCGGGACGGTTTCGGGCTCGAACTGCCCTTTTTCGTCAACCTCTCGCCCTCCAGCGACCTGACCTTTTACCCCTACTACATGGCCGAGCGGGGCCTGATGAACGGACTGGAGTTCCGCTATGTTCTCAACCAGGAGTCCAAGGGCGAGTTCATGGCCAACTTTCTCGACGACGCCCGCAGCGATCCGAACGATCCGGACAATGCGGAGTATTACCGGGACGGCAACTATACCCACACCAACGAAAACCGCTACTGGCTGCGCGGCAAACTCGACCAGGATCTCGCCCAATGGACCACCCGGCTGGACCTGGACCTGGTCTCGGACCGCGACTACCTCACCGAGTTCACCTCCGGGATCACGGGATTCAACTCCACCAACGACCGGTTCCTGGAGGTCTTTGGCCGGGGATTCCAGAACAGGAGCGACGATCAGCGGAAAAACACCTTCCGGGTGCTGCGATCCTGGGACAACGGTATCTCCTTCCAGGGTGAGCTGCTGGGCATAAACGATGTCCGGGAGGACACCCCGGCCCCCACCCCTCTGTGGAAACTGCCGGCCTTCAGCCTCACCGGCTTGACCCCGGTCAGGGACACCTCCATCAACCTGACCTGGAACGCCGATTATGTCAACTACTGGCGCGAAGAGGGCGTCGGAGCCCAGCGTATAGACCTCTTCCCCCGCCTCTCCATGCCGGTGCCGCTCAACCGCTACCTGGAAACCACCGTGGAACTCGGCCTGCGCAACACCTCCTATCTGATCCGCGAGTATGGTGGTATCACCTGGGTCCGGGACGACTTCCAGAATCGTTTTCTCTTCGAGTTCTCCGCTGGAACCGGCACCACCATGGTTCGTGATTTCCCGGTGCGTATCGGCGGGATCCACACCCTGAGCCACACTGTCCGGCCCTACGTCTCCTATGGCTACATCCCGGATGTGGACCAGGAGAATCTGCCCCAGTTCGATACCGTGGATTCCATCGGCGAAAAGAACCTGATAACCTATGGCTTGGACAACTACGTTCGCATCGCCGGTACCAGCGATGGCCGCAGCTACCAGCGCCAGTACGGTTACCTCAAGCTCAGCCAGGGATACGATCTGCGCAGCAGTGAAAGCGACACCCCGCTGACGCCCCTTGGCCTCAAGCTGGGCTACCGGCCTCTGGGCGACCTGAACCTGCTCTACAAATCCGACCTGGACATGTACGGGGACGGCTTTATCATGCACGGCCTGGAAGGATCGTATCGTGACAGCCGCGGAGACACGGTCGCGGTCGACTACCGCTATAAAAAACTGGAAAACATCAACTCCATCACCTTCAAGACCCGGCTCAACCTGTTCAACCATGTATCGGCCGGCTACTCCATCGAGCGCTCCCTGGAAGACAGCAAAACCGTGGAGGAAAACGCCATGCTGATCTACCAGCCTGCCTGCTGGTCGGTGGAACTGGCCTCCAACTACACCCCTGGAAACCAGAAATTCACCCTCATGTTCCGGCTGGCCAATATCGGCAGTCCGCTGGGACTTGGCTGGTGAGACCAGAAGCGTCTATCATGCACCATATCGATGTGTTCAACGGCGATGCAGACGGAATCTGCGCCCTGCATCAGCTTCGCCTCGCAAACCCGGTCACAGACAGCCGCCCGTCTGTCTGTGACACACCGTCTGTCTGTGACACACTGGTCACGGGTGTCAAGCGCGACATCAACCTCCTGGCACGCCTGCATGACCTGCATGGCCAGTCCGTGACAGTGCTCGACATCTCGCTGGACAAAAACAGGGATTCCCTGGTCCGGCTGCTCGACCAGGACAACCGGGTCCTGTACGTGGATCACCATTTCAGCGGCGATATCCCGGATCATCCCAACCTGGAAGTCCATATCGACCCGGATCCCCTGGTCTGCACCTCCATCATCATCGATCGGCTGCTGGAGGGACACCACAGGCCATGGGCTGTGGTCGGGGCCTTTGGCGACAACCTGGACGAATCGGCCGAAAAACTGGGCCAGAGTTGCGGACTCAGCGGAGAGGACCTGACAATACTCAGGGAAACAGGAATTCTGCTCAACTACAATGGCTATGGCGCCTCGCTGGAGGATCTGTTTTTTCACCCCGCCGAGCTCTACCGCCTGGTGCACGAATATGACGATCCCCTGGAGTTTCATGCCACCAGCCCTGCCATCCAGACCCTGCGCCAGGGGTACCGCGACGACATGGAGCGGGCCGCGGCCTGTAAACCCTTTTACCAGTCTCCCTCAGGTCGGCTCTACGAACTGCCCTCCGAGCCCTGGGCCCGGCGGGTGGCCGGCGTGTTTTCCAATACCCTGGCCCGGGAGCAAGTAGACCTGGCCCACGGCATCCTGACCCGAAACAGTGACCAGACCTACCGGGTCAGCATCAGGGCCCCGCTGGCCAGGCGGAGCGGCGCTGATACGCTCTGCCGACGCTTTCCCACCGGCGGGGGCCGGGCCGCGGCCGCCGGAATCAACCAACTGGACGAATCCCTGCTTGACCGGTTCATCCAGGCCTTTGACCAGCAGTTCAGCCCGCAGGAGCCATGACAATTCAAATCAGACGACAAAAGATGCCTGTGAATATTTCCGCCATGAAACCAGGTCGGCCCCGCCCGGGCCTCTACCTGCTGATCGGCCTGCTTGTGGGGCTGGTTCTCGTCCTGCCTCCTGCTGCCCTGGCCAAGCCCAAGGCCGCCGACCTGGTGACCGATGGCCAGCCCATTGACCTGAACCAGGCAAAATACCAGAAGCTCTTTGGCGAGCTGGAAAAGGAGTACCAGTTCACCCCGGCGGAACTGGAGGAGATATTCTCCGGCCAGACCATATCCCGCCGCGTGCTCGAGCTGATGGACAAACAGTGGGAGGCCAGGCCGTATTACAAATACGCCCCGCTTTTTCTGACTCCGGGAAAAATCAGAAAGGGCAAGGAAAAACTACGACAGTACCGGGAGCTCCTCGACCAGATAGAGGAGCGCTTCGGGGTGGACAGAGAAATCGTCATCGCCATCTGGGGTATTGAGACCAGATATGGCGAACACCAGGGCGGCTTCAATGTCCTGCGGACCCTGAACACCCTCTTTGCCGCCTATCCCCGGCGTTCCGCCTTTTTCCGCAAGCAGCTGGTACATTTTCTTCTTCTGTGCCGGGAAAACGGGGTCGATCCACGGACGGTCAAGGGTTCCTATGCCGGAGCCTTCGGCCAGACCCAGTTTATCCCCTCGTCGTTTCGGGCCTATGCGGTAAGCTTTGACGGCGATACCCGGCGCGATGTCTGGAACTCGGTGCCAGATGTACTGGCGTCCATTGCCAACTACCTGAAAACGTTTGGCTGGAAGCTGGACGCACCGATTTATGCCGAGCTGGGCCCTGAGCTCAAAAGCCAGAAACTGCTCTCTGCCTACCTCAAGGGCAGAAAGGCCAAACTGCCCCTGGAAGAGGTGGAAAAACTCCAACAGCTTGACCTGCCGCCCTGTCCGGGCCCGTGCAAGGTCACCATTGTCGGCCTGGAACTCCCGCCGGGCAGTAAAAACACCATGCGCTACATCGCTGGATACCCAAATTTCCAGGCCATTACCGCCTGGAACCACTCCAACCGCTATGCCATGGCTGTGACAGAACTTGCCGAGGCGTTCAAAAAATAAAAAACAAGGCCCGTGATCCGCCCTGCACATCTTCAGGCAATCAACCACAGGACAGGCACCAGAGAGCAATTTCCACGGAAACTCTTCTGGGTTGCAGCGCTTATCCTGATTGCGGTCAGTTTTGCCGGCTGCACTGTCAAACCCCTCGTCCATCTTTCAGAAAAAGAATCGCCCGATTTCATAGACGATCTGGACAGGGCTTCCCTGAGCCGGTCGGTTGACAAAAGCCTTGCCTATCTACGCCGGCTCCCCCGCGACCGGCAGCTCAACCTGGGAGAGCACACAGTCTCTGCCGGACGCCTTGTCGACTCCCTGCTGGTCTTTCGCCGCCTGCTTGCCACGGTGAAGAATAATCGGGCGCTCGGTCTCCATATCAGCAGATACTTTGATGTCTACCAGGCAGGAGGCACCGGCCAGTACAATCCGGGCCGCACCATGCTGGTCACCGGCTATTACCAACCGCTCTTCGAGGGCAGCCTGACCCGAAAACCCGGCTACACCTACCCGCTCTACGAAATCCCCTCCAACCTGGTGGTCCGCCATGTGCCAGGCGGCAAACAACAGGTCGGCCGCCTGGAAAACGGTACCTTCAAGCCATACTGGTCCCGAGGGGAGATCGAAAAACAGGCCATCGCCAGCGGACACGAGCTTGTCTGGCTGCGGGATCCCCTGGATGTCTTTATCCTGCACATTCAGGGTTCAGGCCTCATCAGGCTGGAGGACGGAACCATCCGGGGAATCCATTTTGCCCTGAAAAACGGGCACCCCTATCGGAGCATCGGAAAATACATGGTGGAAACCGGCAAACTGAAACTGGAAGAGGCAAGTCTCGATACAATCCGCGGGTATCTCACAGCCCACCCCGAGGAACGCGACGAAATTCTCCACCACAATCCATCCTACATCTTTTTTGCGTGGACAGATACCCATGGTGCCATCGGCAGCCTGGGAGAAGAGCTGACAGCGGGCCGCTCCATTGCCGTGGATCAGTCCATCTTTCCGGCCGGAGCCCTTGCCTTTCTCCGATCCCGGCAACCGGTTATCAAGGATGGCAGGGTCGTGAACTGGAAACCGCTGCACCGTTTTGTTCTTGTCCAGGACAAGGGCTCTGCCATCAAGGGACCGGGCCGGGTCGACCTGTTCTGGGGGATGGCAGGGAGGCAGGCCTGGCAGCCGGGAGGATGAAACAGGGCGGCAGTCTCTATTTCCTCCTCCTGAAAGACAATATTGTAATTCCAGCCACATTCAAATGACCACAAAACGCAATCCTGCAGCCACAGTCTTTCATGAACGGGCGCGGGAATATGACTCCTGGTTCGAGGACTCTTTGCTTTTTGATATCGAACTGGCCGCCATCAGACAGGCTCTGGATGGTTGCCGGGCGCCGCGGCTGGAAATCGGCTGCGGACCAGGCCGGTTTGCCCGGGCCCTGGGAGTACAGTTCGGGATCGACCCGGCCGAGGCCGCCCTGCAGCTTGCCTCCAGGCGCGGAATCCTGACTGCGGCCGGTACCGGCGAACAGCTGCCGATCCGCTCGGGCAGCATGGCCACGGTACTTGTGCTCTTCACCCTCTGCTTTGTCCAGGACCGGGAACAGGTACTCAGGGAGTGCCACCGCGTCCTGCGTCCCGACGGCCGGCTGGTGCTGGGCATCATTCCGGCCAGCTCGCCGTGGGGCAAATTGCTGGCCGACAAAGGGGCCCGGGACCACCCCTATTACCGATACGCCCGCTTCCTGGAGCTTGACGAGGTGGACACACTGCTCAGGAAGACCGATTTTACCCCTGCAGGCACGATCTCCACCCTGTTCCAGAGCCCGGAAAACCTTGAAGAGCTGGAAAAACCGCGCTCCGGAGCCGACAGACGGGCTGGTTTCTGCGCTATCACCGCCTGCCGTACCGGTCGTCAACCCTCCTGAAAAGGCATGGAAAATGCATGGTTATCCACGGCCGCGCTCCGGTACGGCGCCGGGCCGGCGGGAAAACCTTGTTGGAGACTACCCGGGAGGAAGCAAACATCATGATACAGGACAGTCTCATCACCCTCACCACCGACTTCGGCCTCCAGGATCCCTATGTCGGCCAGATGAAAGGGGCTATTCTGAAGCAGAACATACACGCCCGCATCATCGACCTGACCCACGCCATCCCGGCCCATGATATTCTCGCCGCAGCGATCACCATCCGCTCCAGCTACCGGTATTTCCCGGCCGGCACCACCCATCTGGTGGTGGTCGATCCCGGGGTGGGCAGCCAGCGCCGTATCCTTGCCGCCTCGGGTGAAGGCCACCGGTTCATTGCCCCGGATAACGGCATTCTCACCCTTCTCCTCCGGGACAGTATCATCGATACCATCCACCGGGTGGAAAACAGCTCCCTGTTTCCCCGGGAAATCAGCGCTACCTTCCATGGCCGGGACATCATGGCCCCCGTCGCCGCAGCGCTCACCGCCGGCATGGAGCTGGACCGTGTCGGACCGGTCACCGATCCGTCTCACTGTGTGCTACTCGACCTGCCGGAACCGGTCATCAACGACAGTGGTATCCTCGGCCAGGTCCTGCACATCGATCGATTCGGCAATGTCCGCACCACCATAACCACGGCCAGCCTGAGCCGTTTCCAGCCAGGTGGCTTTGCCGGTATCGAGGTGCAGGGACGCAGGATCAACACCATCTCGTCCACCTACTGCGACGTGCCCGAGGGCGAGCTGCTGGCCCTCATCGACTCCTCGGGGTATCTGGAGGTCGCTGTCAACAGGGGCCATGCCGCCCGGGAGCTGGACTGCCAGCCCGGCGACCCGGTTATCGTCTATTTCCACAAATGACCGATTTATCCTTTCGAGGGATAACATCGCTGGTAATGACGACGCGGGGACGCTGCACATGTAACTGTATCGGTATACGGATGCCGAATAGTGTGTTGTAAACAGACGACTGCAGGGTTCAGATGTAAATAAAGCAAGCAATTTGCCCCATAAGTC encodes:
- a CDS encoding SAM hydrolase/SAM-dependent halogenase family protein, with the translated sequence MIQDSLITLTTDFGLQDPYVGQMKGAILKQNIHARIIDLTHAIPAHDILAAAITIRSSYRYFPAGTTHLVVVDPGVGSQRRILAASGEGHRFIAPDNGILTLLLRDSIIDTIHRVENSSLFPREISATFHGRDIMAPVAAALTAGMELDRVGPVTDPSHCVLLDLPEPVINDSGILGQVLHIDRFGNVRTTITTASLSRFQPGGFAGIEVQGRRINTISSTYCDVPEGELLALIDSSGYLEVAVNRGHAARELDCQPGDPVIVYFHK